From the Drosophila suzukii chromosome 2 unlocalized genomic scaffold, CBGP_Dsuzu_IsoJpt1.0 scf_2c, whole genome shotgun sequence genome, one window contains:
- the LOC139354343 gene encoding uncharacterized protein, with the protein MIDTRLSYKEHLEYANKKAAATARSLARILLNTRGPKQERRKLIASVVTSQVLYAAPVWAKAATTPSYMSSVVRTHRLCAKRISCAFRTISEEAALVIADLVPEQELVREAVEVEETVTTTDDQTRREARWPTRKKSISRWDSATSGHWTHDLIPVLSPWLERRHGRVDFYLTQILSGH; encoded by the coding sequence ATGATAGACACCAGGCTGTCATACAAAGAGCACCTAGAGTACGCCAACAAAAAGGCCGCAGCGACCGCCAGATCGCTCGCGCGGATTCTCCTTAACACAAGGGGCCCAAAGCAGGAACGGCGGAAACTCATAGCGAGCGTTGTTACGTCCCAAGTACTTTATGCCGCCCCGGTATGGGCTAAAGCCGCGACGACGCCCTCGTACATGAGTAGCGTGGTTCGCACGCACAGACTATGTGCCAAAAGGATATCCTGTGCCTTCCGGACAATCTCCGAGGAAGCGGCGCTGGTCATAGCTGATCTAGTTCCGGAACAAGAACTAGTAAGAGAGGCAGTAGAAGTGGAGGAAACGGTCACGACCACGGACGACCAAACAAGGCGCGAGGCAAGATGGCCCACGAGAAAGAAATCCATCTCTCGGTGGGATTCCGCAACCTCTGGACACTGGACCCACGATCTCATTCCCGTCTTGAGCCCTTGGCTGGAAAGGAGGCACGGGAGGGTGGACTTCTACCTGACCCAGATCCTGAGTGGTCACTGA